The genomic DNA GAAACGGGCCTGCCAGAAGCGCGCCTGAACGGCGAACGCGGCCGCACCACCGGCCAGTTGCGCCTGTTCGCGGATCATATCCGCAAGGCCGACTATCTTGATGTGCGCCTTGATGCCGCCCTGCCCGACCGCGCCCCCCTGCCGCGCCCCGATCTGCGGATGATCCAGCGACCGCTGGGCCCCGTGGGTGTCTTCGGGGCCTCGAACTTCCCGCTCGCCTTCTCGACCGCCGGTGGCGACACCGCCGCCGCCTTCGCCGCAGGCTGCCCCGTCGTCTACAAGGGTCACCCCGGTCACCCCGCGACCGGAGAGATCGTGGCGCAGGCCATCGCCGCAGCGGTCGAGAAATGTGGCCTGCCCAAAGGCACCTTCGGCTTCGTGCAGTCCAATACCAACGAAGCTGGCGAGGCCCTGGTCAAGCACCCCCTGACCCGCGCGATAGGCTTCACCGGCTCGTTCCGGGGCGGCAAAGCGCTGTTCGACCTCGCCATGGCGCGGCCAGAACCGATCCCCTTCTTCGGTGAGCTTGGCGCCATCAACCCGGTCTTCGTGCTGCCCGCAGCCTCCGCGGCCCGCGCGGCGCAGATCGGCACCGGCTGGGCCGGGTCGCTGACCATGGGCGTCGGCCAGTTCTGCACCAACCCCGGCGTCGTGGTGATCAAGGACGCTGACGCCGATGCCTTCATCGACGCGGCAGAGGCTGCCTTGCACGACGTGGCCCCCGCCCCGATGCTGACCGGCGGCACGGCAGAGGGTTATCGCCGCGGCGTCGCAACCATTGCCGGTGCCGCGAACGTGGCGACCCGCCTGAACACCCCCTGCGAAGGGCGCAAGGTGGGCCCCGCGCTTTTCGTCGTGAGCGCTGCGGACTGGCTGGCGAACGAGGACCTCGCGATCGAAATGTTCGGCCCCGCCGGCATCGTCATCCGCGCCGCCTCTGACGACGAGATGCTGTCCGTCGCGCGCGGCCTGCACGGCCAGTTGACCTGCACGCTGCAGATGGACGACGGCGACACGGGGATCGGGCAGAAGCTGGTCCCGATCCTGGAACGCAAGGCCGGACGCCTGCTGGTCAACGCCTTCCCCACTGGGGTCGAGGTCGCGGATTCGATGGTGCACGGCGGGCCGTTCCCGGCGAGCACGAACTTTGGCGCGACATCCGTGGGCACGCTGGCCATTCGGCGGTTCCTGCGCCCCGTCTGCTATCAGAACATGCCGTCCGCCCTGCTGCCCGCAGACTTGCAGCACGGCTGAACGGCCGTCGCCTAGCCCTCGGCCACCAGATGGCCGGGGGCGATTTCCGTCATGCGGTGGCGGGCGACCGTGGCACCCACGGCATGCACCGGGTTAGGAATGTCGCCCGTCATCCGCGGTGTCGCCTCGCGCACGGCGGTCGGATCGGCCACCGGGACCGCTGCCATCAGGCGGCGGGTATAGGGATGCTGCGGGTTGCCGAAGATCTGCGCGCGGCTGCCGATCTCGACGATCTGGCCCAGCTGCATGACAGCGACCCGGTCAGAGATATTCTCGACCACCGCCATGTCGTGGCTGATGAACAGCATCGCGATCCCGAACTCGTCCTTCAGCGCGCGCAGCAGGTCCAGCACGCGCGCCTGCACCGACACGTCGAGGGCCGAGACGCTTTCATCCGCCACGATCAGTTGCGGCGTCAGCGCCAGGGCACGCGCGATGCAGATCCGCTGCCGTTGCCCGCCCGAAAATTCGTGCGGGTAGTTGTCCAGCTGCGCCGTCGTCAGACCGACGCGGGCCATCAGGTCTGCCGCGCGGGCACGACGGGCGGCGGCGTCCATCGTGCCGTGGATCAGCAGCGGTTCTGCAATCTGCTCGCCCACGGTCATGCGGGAATCGAGTGCTGCCATCGGGTCCTGAAAGACGATCTGCGTGACCGCGCTCAGCCGCTTGCGGGCCTGTGCGGTCATCGTGCCCACGGTCTGGTCACCGATGCGGATCAGCCCGGTGTGGGGGACCAGACCGACGATGGCGCGGGCAACAGTGGATTTGCCGCAACCAGTTTCACCCACCAGCGACAGGGTTTCGCCCGCCCGGATGTCGAATCCGACCCCCTCGACAGCGTGAACCCGGTGGGTCACGCGGTTCAGGACGCCCCCGCGGATGTCATAGCGCACGGCGACATCGCGCAGGTCGGCCACCACCGGGCGGTCAGGACGTTCCATCGGCGCACCGCCCTGCCCCATGCGCGGCACGGCGGCCAGCAGATCGCGGGTGTAGGGGTTGGCAGGGGCGGCAAAGATCTGGCGGACCGGCCCCGTCTCCTCGATCATGCCACGGCGCATGATGACGACGCGGTCGGCCATTTCGGCCACGACGCCCATGTCGTGGGTGATCAGAAGGATCGCGGTGCCGCGTTCGCGCTGCAGGTCGCGCAGCAGGTCCAGCACCTCGCGCTGCACGGTCACGTCCAGCGCCGTCGTCGGCTCGTCCGCGATCAGCACATCGGGCTTCAACGCCAGCGCCATGGCGATCATCACCCGCTGGCGCATCCCGCCGGAAAGTTCGTGGGGAAATTGATCCAGCCTGCGCGCAGGTTCCGACAGGCGCACCGCCGTCAGGGCGGCCAGCGCTTCGGCGCGGGCCTTAGCGCGGACCATGGGACTATGGACTCGGATCGCCTCGACCAGCTGGGTGCCGACGGTCATCACCGGGTTGAGGCTGGTCATCGGTTCCTGAAAGATCATCGCGATGCGGTCGCCACGCAGGGCGCGCATCTGTCCTTCGGGCAGCGTCGTCAGCACGCGGTCGCCAAGCGCGATCTGACCTGCCGTCACGCGCACGGCGGGCGGCGGCAGCAGGCCCATGATGGCAAGCGAGGTGATCGACTTGCCGGACCCGCTTTCGCCCGCAATCGCCAGCGTCTCTCCGCGCTTCAGATCGAACGAGACATCCTTGACCAAAGGCAGCAGGCCCCCGTCCGTGCGGACCGAAACGGTGAGGTCACGCACCGACAAAATAATGTCGTCCGGGGCCGTTTCGGCCCCGGTCCGCTGTTTCAAACCCGCGCTCACTCGAACACGCAGCGCGGGAAGTAGAAGCTGACGACCCAGTTGGGCATGTCCACGATTTCGGAGATGCGCAAATCGCCGCAGGTGCTGACCAGCATGTAGGCATCGACCGCCGCCATGCCGCGCGTGGCACACAGGTGATCGACCATCCCCGCCACCGCGTCGCGGGATGCTGTCATCAGGTCAGGCCCGATACCGGTCGTGACCTCGTACCCCTTGGCGTCCAGATGCCGCGTCACCGGCCCCGGCGTGGTAAAGCGCGGGGTTTTTAGGTTCGCCCCCTTCACCAGATCAAGGGTCAGGACCACGTCCATCGGCGATTCGATTGCCGTGCCGCAGACCTCTCCATCCCCCTGCGCCGCGTGGGTGTCGCCCACGCTGAACAGCGCGCCCGCCACCTCGACCGGCAGATAGAGCGTCGTCCCCGCCGACAGGTCCCGAATGTCGAGGTTGCCGCCGACACGCCGGGGCGGCACGATGGAGTGCAGTCCCGGTTCCGCCAGCGCGTTGCCGATGGTGCCCGCAAAGGGTTTCAGCGGCACCCGCCCCTCTTTCCCGAAGAGCGACGGTTCCATCGTGTCCGGGTCATAGGACCAGATGTGCAGTGCGGGGTCGGTGAACTGGTCCGCCAGCAGGCCAAAGCCCGGGATGTTCGCGGTCCAGCCCCAGCCCCTTCCGTCCTGCGCCTGCGGCGCAAAACTGTCGAGGGTCACCTTGACGGCATCCCCCGGTTCTGCCCCTTCGATCCAGATCGGACCCGACACCGGGTTGATCTTGCCAAAGTCCAGCGTGGCCACGTCCGCCACCGTCGACTGCGGGCCAAGCTGGCCCGCAGAGCTGTCGTGGCAGTGGAACAGGATCGTCTGACCCGGCTCCACCCGCTGCACCGGGGCGATGCTGTTGTCCCAGCCAAAGTGGTGCTGCGCCCCGTGGATCGTGTAATCGCAAGCCTTGCACATGATGCTTACTCCGTGACGTAGACGTAGTCGTAGTTCACCGGGATCGACACTGGATCGACGTAAAGCTTGTCGTCACCGCCCATGCGCGCCGACTTCATGGTGTAGCGCTGCTCGTTGAACACGGGCACCCAGGGCGCTTCCTCCATGACCTTCATGTAGACGTCGGACCACATCTTCATCCGCTCGGGTGCTGCCGGGTCGATCATGCTGTCAGCGGCGGTGGCCTCTTTGTCGATCTCTGCGTCGCAGAACTTGGACCAGTTCCAGCCGCCTTCCTCTGCGCCCGCACAGCCCAGGATCGGGCCGAAGAAGTTGGACGGATCGGGAAAGTCCGCGATCCACGCCATGCCGCCGGACCAGATCATCGGGGCCGTGCCCGCACCGCCCGCCTCGATCACGTTGGCCTGCGCCAGCGACTGGATCGACGCATTCACGCCGATCGCCGCCAGATCCTGCTGGATCGCCTGCGCGATGCGCGGGTTGGGGTCGGTGTTCATGACGTAAAGCTCGGTGTCGAACCCATCCGCCAGACCGGCCTCGGCCAGCAGTGCCTTGGCCCCTTCGACGTCGTAGGCGTAACCGGCGTACCCTTCGGTATAGCCCGGCATCGACGGCGGCAGCGGCTGGGTCGCGGGGACGGCACGGCCATTGATCAGCTGCGTGATCCGGTCCTTGTTGATCGCCATGTTGATCGCGCGGCGAACCTCGACCTGATCCAGCGGCGGGGTCGTGACGTTCAGAGTGATGTAGCCGGTCTGCAACTGGCCGCCTTCGACGACGCGCGCGGCCTGCTCGGGGTCGGCCATGACCTCTTGGAATTTGGCGGGCGGGATGCCGTCACCGGGGACGTCGACCTCTCCATTCTGCAGGCGCAGCAAGGCGACGATGGGCTCTTGCCCGACCTCAAAAGTGACGGTGTCGAGGTACGGCAGACCGGCGCGCCAGTAGTCGGCATTCTTTTCGAACACCAGTCTCTGCCCGATGGTCCATTCGCCCAGCTTGAACGCACCGGTGCCGACCGGGTTGTGGCCGAAGTCGTCGCCTGCCGCATCGACGGCCTCTTTCGGGACGACGGACGCGAAGTTCAGCGCCATGACGTGCAGGAAGGTGGCGTCGGGGCGCGACAGCTTGATTTCCACGGTGGCGGGATCAACGACAGTGACGCCTTCGAGGCTGTCGGCGGTGCCGCTGGCAACCGCGTCATAACCCACAATAGC from Loktanella sp. M215 includes the following:
- a CDS encoding acetamidase/formamidase family protein, which encodes MCKACDYTIHGAQHHFGWDNSIAPVQRVEPGQTILFHCHDSSAGQLGPQSTVADVATLDFGKINPVSGPIWIEGAEPGDAVKVTLDSFAPQAQDGRGWGWTANIPGFGLLADQFTDPALHIWSYDPDTMEPSLFGKEGRVPLKPFAGTIGNALAEPGLHSIVPPRRVGGNLDIRDLSAGTTLYLPVEVAGALFSVGDTHAAQGDGEVCGTAIESPMDVVLTLDLVKGANLKTPRFTTPGPVTRHLDAKGYEVTTGIGPDLMTASRDAVAGMVDHLCATRGMAAVDAYMLVSTCGDLRISEIVDMPNWVVSFYFPRCVFE
- a CDS encoding ABC transporter substrate-binding protein — translated: MKKLLASTALIAALALPASAQETLDPNATPGGNITVTYKDDVATLDPAIGYDWQNWSMIKSLFDGLMDYEPGTTTLRPGLAESYEISDDGMTFTFHLRPGVKFHNGREMVAEDVKYSLDRVTNPATQSPGAGFFGAIVGYDAVASGTADSLEGVTVVDPATVEIKLSRPDATFLHVMALNFASVVPKEAVDAAGDDFGHNPVGTGAFKLGEWTIGQRLVFEKNADYWRAGLPYLDTVTFEVGQEPIVALLRLQNGEVDVPGDGIPPAKFQEVMADPEQAARVVEGGQLQTGYITLNVTTPPLDQVEVRRAINMAINKDRITQLINGRAVPATQPLPPSMPGYTEGYAGYAYDVEGAKALLAEAGLADGFDTELYVMNTDPNPRIAQAIQQDLAAIGVNASIQSLAQANVIEAGGAGTAPMIWSGGMAWIADFPDPSNFFGPILGCAGAEEGGWNWSKFCDAEIDKEATAADSMIDPAAPERMKMWSDVYMKVMEEAPWVPVFNEQRYTMKSARMGGDDKLYVDPVSIPVNYDYVYVTE
- a CDS encoding aldehyde dehydrogenase (NADP(+)) is translated as MTKLTGNHYINGAWVAGGTMFQSDPVSGDAATFQSGGTPEIDAAMTAAEAAFETYGWTSRADRAAFLEAIADEIEARGADLTAYGTAETGLPEARLNGERGRTTGQLRLFADHIRKADYLDVRLDAALPDRAPLPRPDLRMIQRPLGPVGVFGASNFPLAFSTAGGDTAAAFAAGCPVVYKGHPGHPATGEIVAQAIAAAVEKCGLPKGTFGFVQSNTNEAGEALVKHPLTRAIGFTGSFRGGKALFDLAMARPEPIPFFGELGAINPVFVLPAASAARAAQIGTGWAGSLTMGVGQFCTNPGVVVIKDADADAFIDAAEAALHDVAPAPMLTGGTAEGYRRGVATIAGAANVATRLNTPCEGRKVGPALFVVSAADWLANEDLAIEMFGPAGIVIRAASDDEMLSVARGLHGQLTCTLQMDDGDTGIGQKLVPILERKAGRLLVNAFPTGVEVADSMVHGGPFPASTNFGATSVGTLAIRRFLRPVCYQNMPSALLPADLQHG
- a CDS encoding ABC transporter ATP-binding protein, which gives rise to MKQRTGAETAPDDIILSVRDLTVSVRTDGGLLPLVKDVSFDLKRGETLAIAGESGSGKSITSLAIMGLLPPPAVRVTAGQIALGDRVLTTLPEGQMRALRGDRIAMIFQEPMTSLNPVMTVGTQLVEAIRVHSPMVRAKARAEALAALTAVRLSEPARRLDQFPHELSGGMRQRVMIAMALALKPDVLIADEPTTALDVTVQREVLDLLRDLQRERGTAILLITHDMGVVAEMADRVVIMRRGMIEETGPVRQIFAAPANPYTRDLLAAVPRMGQGGAPMERPDRPVVADLRDVAVRYDIRGGVLNRVTHRVHAVEGVGFDIRAGETLSLVGETGCGKSTVARAIVGLVPHTGLIRIGDQTVGTMTAQARKRLSAVTQIVFQDPMAALDSRMTVGEQIAEPLLIHGTMDAAARRARAADLMARVGLTTAQLDNYPHEFSGGQRQRICIARALALTPQLIVADESVSALDVSVQARVLDLLRALKDEFGIAMLFISHDMAVVENISDRVAVMQLGQIVEIGSRAQIFGNPQHPYTRRLMAAVPVADPTAVREATPRMTGDIPNPVHAVGATVARHRMTEIAPGHLVAEG